One region of Corvus moneduloides isolate bCorMon1 chromosome 1, bCorMon1.pri, whole genome shotgun sequence genomic DNA includes:
- the NDUFV2 gene encoding NADH dehydrogenase [ubiquinone] flavoprotein 2, mitochondrial, with amino-acid sequence MLLCAALRAAAARSVRQIRYLHGTAERNATGALFVHRDSPENNPDTPFEFTPENLKRIEAIINNYPEGHKSAAVMAVLDLAQRQHGWLPISAMNKVAEVLEMPPMRVYEVATFYTMYNRKPVGKYHIQVCTTTPCMLRDSDSILEAIKKKLGIKVGETTPDKLFTLIEVECLGACVNAPMVQINDNYYEDLTPKDIEDIIDELKAGKVPKPGPRSGRFSCEPAGGLTSLTEPPKGPGFGVRDDL; translated from the exons atgcTCCTGTGCGCTGCCCTGCGCGCCGCGGCCGCACGCTCG GTAAGGCAGATCCGATACTTGCATGGAACGGCAGAGCGGAATGCCACTGGAGCCTTATTTGTG catAGAGATAGTCCTGAAAACAATCCAGATACTCCATTTGAGTTCACACCTGAAAACCTAAAG CGAATAGAAGCGATCATAAACAACTACCCAGAGGGACACAAGTCTGCAGCTGTCATGGCAGTACTGGATTTGGCCCAAAGACAGCATGGATGGCTGCCCATATCAGCTATGAACAAG GTTGCTGAAGTTTTAGAAATGCCTCCCATGAGAGTCTATGAAGTAGCAACCTTCTACACCATGTACAATCGCAAACCTGTTGGGAAATACCACATTCAGGTCTGTACCACCACGCCATGCATGCTGCGAGACTCTGACAGCATTTTAGAAGCCATTAAGAAGAAACTTG GTATTAAAGTTGGGGAAACAACACCTGATAAGCTCTTCACACTGATAGAAGTGGAATGTTTAGGTGCTTGTGTAAATGCACCAATGGTACAAATAAATGACAATTACTAT gaagaTTTGACACCCAAAGACATTGAAGACATAATTGATGAGCTTAAGGCGGGAAAAGTTCCCAAACCAGGCCCAAG gaGTGGACGTTTTTCTTGTGAGCCAGCTGGTGGCCTTACTTCTCTGACTGAACCACCCAAAGGACCAGGTTTTGGAGTTCGAGATGACCTCTAA